The following proteins are co-located in the Pedobacter sp. FW305-3-2-15-E-R2A2 genome:
- a CDS encoding TonB-dependent receptor, with protein sequence MIKDLRLPISNLWSSKFAWLMLAFCLFSALAGNSVFAQTGTIKGQVLNEIDQPLPGITIKVKGTKTGTTSDSEGKFRISALEKDILVFSAVGYVAQEIPVIPGKDILVKLLMDMKGLDEVVVIGYGTQQRSNLTSAVSSVSGTKLEQVAASNPINALQGRVAGLSISSPGGNPGQSSDVRLRGIGTFGAHQPLYIIDGTPGNPYYLSNGDIASIEVLKDGAAASIYGSNSANGVILITTKKGKQGAPVIDFSSFYSIVRPTEQFKFLDAEGYKKLHTMMYTNAGPSAPALPAYLSKNTGINTDWQDLINRKGISQNYNVNLKGGGEYLTYSLSGDLTDDRGTFIGSEFNKKSVRSRNEFKKGRLTVESNIIYSETRSEAAKFDQKDSYFQSPLLPVFDEKEKYGYGLTENGLPKFQNPIAADHFLDANSKTNYLGGNIRFGLDIIKGLKYTANLNYINARTDEYAFNPPYRANANDPLVSYTRVFNRNSLYKERLMEHLLNYDLNIGKHSLKLLAGYTAQEKTNRFISVTADGKTIVRTVVNGKIVETEVPGGFTNPDFNTISAGLGGTFNASGTNNKYVRLSTLARLNYAYDNKYLLQVSVRRDGSSVFGENRRYGVFPSVSLGWNIHKESFLNEVKWLNNLKLRASYGELGNEGALGYYDHQALMTTRNNWSGGSVQGSGATPWPGSAAYTLQNLDLQWETIKSKNIGLDFGLFDNKLSGAINYFNNITDGLLITKEVPPSAGVDNPILNVGKIANKGLELETNYHFDHNDWQFDIGGAISLLKNEVLTLANKDQILYGTGLRFGTDHIPTQTMVGKEIGAFYLYEADGIFQSDAEAAGYKNNAGDVLQPNAKAGDIRFRDTNGDGTIDEKDKTYQGSGFAKYEYSLNLAANYKNFDLSLFWQGVAGNKIYNGNRFELEGMEAGRNFLASTLNAWTPQNTGTDMPRAVLGDPNQNARESTRFLESGSYLRLKLVQLGYSLPKSVLERLKVSKLRIYVSGQNLVTFSKYSGLDPEVGNFNVLNNGVDRLMYPQNKRWLMGLQLTF encoded by the coding sequence ATGATTAAAGATTTACGATTGCCAATAAGCAATTTATGGAGCAGTAAATTCGCTTGGCTCATGCTTGCTTTCTGCCTGTTCTCGGCGCTCGCCGGCAACAGTGTATTTGCTCAGACCGGTACCATAAAAGGTCAGGTCCTTAATGAAATAGACCAGCCCCTTCCGGGAATTACCATTAAAGTTAAAGGAACCAAAACGGGAACTACTTCAGACTCTGAAGGAAAGTTCCGGATTTCCGCTTTGGAAAAAGACATCCTGGTTTTTTCTGCGGTAGGTTATGTGGCACAGGAAATTCCGGTCATTCCCGGAAAAGACATCCTGGTAAAACTATTGATGGACATGAAAGGACTCGACGAAGTGGTGGTAATAGGGTACGGAACCCAGCAACGGAGTAACCTGACCAGTGCCGTAAGTTCGGTAAGTGGCACAAAGCTGGAACAGGTGGCGGCCAGCAATCCCATCAACGCGCTTCAGGGGAGGGTTGCCGGATTATCCATCAGCAGTCCCGGCGGAAATCCAGGCCAATCTTCGGATGTCAGGTTGCGGGGGATCGGCACCTTTGGTGCACATCAGCCGCTGTATATTATCGATGGTACACCCGGGAATCCTTATTACCTCAGTAATGGTGACATTGCCTCTATTGAAGTCCTTAAAGACGGTGCTGCGGCATCGATCTACGGTTCCAACAGTGCCAACGGGGTGATCCTCATCACGACCAAAAAAGGAAAACAAGGTGCCCCTGTGATCGATTTTTCTTCCTTCTACAGCATCGTAAGGCCAACAGAGCAATTTAAATTCCTGGATGCCGAGGGTTATAAAAAGCTGCATACCATGATGTACACCAATGCAGGTCCTTCTGCTCCGGCTTTACCGGCTTACCTGTCTAAAAATACAGGTATAAATACAGATTGGCAGGATTTAATTAACCGCAAAGGCATTTCACAGAATTACAATGTCAACCTTAAAGGTGGAGGGGAATACCTGACCTACTCTTTAAGCGGTGACCTGACCGACGACCGAGGAACCTTTATCGGCTCTGAGTTCAATAAAAAATCAGTAAGGTCCAGAAATGAGTTTAAAAAAGGGCGGTTAACGGTAGAAAGTAACATTATCTATTCGGAAACCAGATCTGAAGCCGCCAAATTTGATCAGAAAGATAGTTATTTCCAATCGCCATTACTTCCTGTATTTGATGAGAAGGAAAAATACGGCTATGGGTTAACGGAAAACGGATTGCCGAAATTTCAGAACCCTATTGCTGCAGATCATTTTCTGGATGCCAATTCTAAAACCAATTATCTGGGCGGGAATATCCGCTTCGGACTGGACATCATCAAGGGATTAAAATATACTGCCAACCTGAATTACATCAATGCAAGGACGGATGAGTATGCTTTCAATCCACCATATCGCGCCAATGCGAATGATCCTCTGGTTTCCTATACAAGGGTATTCAACAGGAACTCTCTTTACAAGGAACGCTTAATGGAACATTTGCTGAATTACGACCTGAATATCGGTAAACACAGCTTGAAACTTCTTGCAGGTTATACCGCGCAGGAAAAAACAAACCGTTTTATCAGCGTAACTGCGGATGGAAAAACTATTGTAAGGACTGTCGTAAACGGAAAAATTGTAGAAACAGAAGTTCCGGGAGGATTTACCAATCCGGATTTCAACACCATTTCTGCCGGTCTTGGCGGAACATTCAATGCTTCTGGAACAAACAATAAATATGTCCGCCTTTCTACGCTGGCAAGGTTAAACTATGCCTATGACAATAAATATCTTTTACAAGTTTCTGTCAGAAGAGATGGTTCTTCTGTATTTGGAGAAAACAGAAGATATGGCGTATTCCCTTCAGTTTCCCTGGGCTGGAATATCCACAAGGAATCTTTTCTGAATGAGGTCAAATGGCTGAATAACCTGAAACTTCGTGCGAGTTATGGAGAACTTGGAAATGAAGGTGCTTTGGGATATTACGACCATCAGGCCCTCATGACTACCCGTAACAACTGGTCCGGTGGTTCTGTACAGGGCTCCGGTGCGACGCCATGGCCGGGTTCTGCTGCCTACACGCTTCAAAACCTGGACCTGCAATGGGAAACGATTAAATCTAAGAACATTGGTCTTGATTTTGGACTTTTTGACAACAAACTATCGGGTGCCATCAACTATTTTAACAACATCACTGATGGCTTACTGATCACTAAAGAAGTACCGCCTTCAGCAGGTGTCGACAATCCGATCCTGAATGTGGGCAAGATTGCCAATAAAGGACTGGAACTGGAAACCAATTATCACTTCGATCACAATGATTGGCAGTTTGACATCGGTGGCGCCATCAGTTTATTGAAAAATGAGGTCCTGACATTGGCCAATAAAGACCAGATTTTATATGGTACAGGACTGCGGTTTGGGACAGACCATATTCCAACACAAACGATGGTAGGAAAAGAAATCGGTGCTTTTTATTTATATGAGGCTGACGGTATTTTTCAATCCGATGCAGAAGCTGCAGGTTATAAAAACAACGCTGGTGATGTCTTGCAGCCAAATGCGAAAGCCGGGGACATCCGATTCAGAGATACCAATGGTGATGGTACGATCGATGAAAAAGACAAAACTTATCAGGGCTCGGGTTTCGCGAAGTACGAATATAGCCTGAACCTTGCGGCCAATTATAAAAACTTCGATCTTTCCTTGTTCTGGCAGGGTGTAGCAGGAAATAAGATTTATAACGGGAACCGTTTTGAACTGGAAGGAATGGAAGCCGGAAGAAATTTCCTGGCCAGCACCCTCAATGCCTGGACTCCACAAAATACGGGAACAGATATGCCAAGAGCCGTGCTCGGAGATCCCAATCAAAATGCACGTGAATCTACGCGTTTCCTGGAAAGCGGATCTTACCTGCGCTTAAAATTGGTTCAACTGGGGTATAGCCTTCCTAAATCTGTACTGGAACGCCTGAAAGTTTCGAAACTCAGGATCTATGTCAGCGGACAAAACCTGGTCACCTTCAGTAAATACAGCGGACTGGATCCGGAGGTAGGAAATTTTAATGTCCTGAACAACGGTGTAGACCGTTTGATGTATCCTCAGAACAAAAGATGGCTCATGGGACTACAGTTGACATTTTAA